Proteins encoded together in one Pseudomonadota bacterium window:
- a CDS encoding DUF4397 domain-containing protein, whose translation MLPSHFLVVSKRLAFLSLLSFAFACSDSDDDPVTPEIIVQPAAMSKVRVIHASPDAPAVNVSLSGTEAIAALDFGQSSGFADVEAGDYDITVDGILPGDTTTTVITVNAFNLPEDGRTTIVAAGDVATIAPLVVDESASDPAADQVSIAVLHAAPAAPAVDLFVTDPTTDITGMMPLTTLAFQESADAGALTAGDVRIRAVVSGGVVYDSGTVDLTPFAGQRLFIAAIASTNEAENAASPIKLLVSTDDAALVLLDSATTVSAKVVHASPDATNAAGGPVEVFATSAALGADPVELIATFAYTDAFPAADAYAQVPAGDYVFDVAPDSDTIGDSVFQSDTLALTAGSEFTVVAFGRVASTPAFNLLVTEDNNRSVATEARVKVIHAAPAAGTVNVYVTVAGETSVADIEGGTVTPLLENFEVGVITDYVSVAPGDYDVRVEAGGMVAINAEGVPLAGGDVVNVIARGPQEPSGTPNDFGLVLTTN comes from the coding sequence ATGTTGCCATCACACTTTCTTGTTGTTTCAAAACGCCTCGCGTTTCTATCCCTTCTTTCATTCGCTTTTGCGTGCAGTGACAGTGATGATGATCCGGTCACGCCGGAGATCATTGTGCAACCTGCGGCAATGAGCAAAGTACGCGTTATTCACGCGTCGCCGGATGCCCCAGCGGTCAACGTGTCACTGAGCGGGACAGAGGCAATTGCCGCGCTCGATTTTGGCCAAAGCTCCGGTTTTGCGGACGTGGAAGCGGGTGACTACGATATTACCGTTGACGGTATTTTGCCGGGTGATACGACGACGACCGTGATCACCGTAAACGCCTTTAATTTACCTGAAGATGGACGCACGACCATCGTCGCGGCGGGTGATGTGGCGACTATTGCACCGCTGGTCGTGGATGAGAGCGCCAGTGACCCAGCAGCGGATCAAGTATCCATTGCGGTATTGCACGCGGCGCCAGCGGCGCCGGCTGTCGATCTGTTTGTGACCGACCCAACCACCGATATCACCGGCATGATGCCCCTGACCACACTCGCGTTTCAGGAAAGCGCCGATGCTGGTGCGTTAACGGCGGGTGACGTACGCATTCGTGCGGTTGTTTCGGGCGGCGTTGTGTACGATTCAGGCACTGTGGATCTCACGCCGTTTGCCGGTCAACGACTGTTTATCGCGGCGATTGCAAGCACCAACGAGGCGGAGAATGCCGCATCGCCCATCAAGTTGTTAGTGAGCACCGACGACGCAGCGCTGGTGCTGCTGGATTCGGCCACCACCGTGTCGGCAAAGGTGGTGCACGCATCGCCGGACGCCACCAATGCCGCTGGTGGCCCGGTTGAGGTCTTTGCAACGAGTGCCGCGTTGGGTGCAGACCCGGTCGAACTGATTGCAACGTTTGCCTACACCGATGCCTTCCCGGCTGCGGATGCCTACGCTCAAGTTCCGGCGGGCGACTACGTGTTTGATGTCGCCCCCGATTCCGACACGATCGGCGATAGTGTGTTTCAATCCGACACCCTGGCACTCACAGCGGGATCTGAATTTACGGTCGTGGCCTTTGGGCGTGTGGCTAGCACTCCGGCGTTCAATTTATTGGTCACTGAGGACAATAATCGAAGTGTTGCGACAGAAGCGCGCGTCAAAGTCATCCATGCGGCGCCAGCGGCGGGCACGGTCAATGTCTACGTGACCGTGGCGGGCGAAACATCGGTCGCCGATATTGAGGGCGGCACCGTGACGCCACTGCTTGAGAATTTCGAAGTGGGTGTGATCACTGACTACGTTTCCGTTGCGCCGGGGGATTATGATGTTCGGGTCGAAGCCGGCGGCATGGTTGCGATTAATGCTGAGGGTGTTCCGCTTGCGGGCGGTGACGTAGTGAATGTCATTGCGCGAGGGCCTCAGGAGCCTTCCGGTACGCCGAATGATTTCGGTTTAGTATTAACCACCAATTGA
- a CDS encoding helix-turn-helix domain-containing protein: MKSSEKTMTRKSAPARSARMLETIYGCKWSLTVYQLLASGINRPGQMVRQVEGLTTKVLNECLRKNIQFGILRKQQFNELPPRVEYSVTPFGEKFLRVLDQLEALQAEIAEEL; encoded by the coding sequence ATGAAATCCAGTGAAAAAACTATGACGCGAAAGAGTGCGCCGGCAAGAAGTGCGCGTATGCTCGAGACGATTTACGGTTGCAAGTGGTCGCTCACTGTCTATCAACTGCTTGCAAGCGGCATTAACCGGCCGGGGCAGATGGTGCGACAGGTGGAGGGCTTGACGACCAAAGTGCTGAACGAGTGCCTCAGAAAAAATATTCAGTTCGGCATATTGCGAAAACAACAATTCAATGAGCTGCCGCCGCGCGTGGAGTACAGCGTGACACCATTCGGAGAGAAATTCCTGAGAGTGCTCGATCAATTGGAAGCACTTCAAGCCGAAATAGCCGAAGAGTTGTAG
- a CDS encoding SDR family oxidoreductase, which produces MSQSPLAFILGGTSGMGHATAKQLNELGIDTLILGNRVDKLDRVRHELTTHAAVETLQADLYNTEDVSRVIAAINHLDRPIRYFVNAAGYFNPKPFLTHTSDDYTTYAKLNESAFFISQAVAKNMVEHGGGSIVHIGSMWAKQAIKATPSSAYSMAKAGLHALTQHMAMELAEHNIRVNAVSPAVVKTPIYETFIDPTDLDEALSGFDGFHPIGRIGTPEDVANTIVFLLQDSASWVTGAIWDVDGGVIAGRNA; this is translated from the coding sequence ATGAGTCAATCCCCTCTCGCTTTTATTCTCGGTGGCACCAGCGGCATGGGCCACGCCACGGCCAAGCAACTCAATGAACTCGGCATCGACACGCTGATTTTGGGTAACCGCGTCGATAAGTTGGATCGAGTGCGTCATGAACTGACTACCCACGCCGCTGTCGAGACGCTTCAGGCCGATCTTTACAACACGGAGGATGTTAGTCGCGTTATCGCCGCGATCAACCACCTGGATCGGCCAATTCGCTACTTCGTTAACGCCGCCGGCTACTTCAATCCGAAACCGTTTCTGACGCATACGTCCGATGACTACACGACGTACGCCAAACTCAATGAGTCCGCATTCTTTATCTCTCAAGCGGTTGCTAAGAACATGGTCGAGCACGGCGGTGGGTCGATCGTTCATATCGGCTCTATGTGGGCCAAGCAAGCGATTAAGGCGACGCCATCATCGGCTTATTCAATGGCCAAAGCCGGACTACACGCGCTAACGCAACACATGGCGATGGAACTCGCCGAACACAACATACGCGTCAACGCCGTATCGCCAGCCGTGGTCAAAACACCGATCTACGAGACGTTCATTGATCCCACCGATCTCGATGAGGCGCTATCGGGTTTTGATGGTTTTCATCCAATCGGTCGAATCGGAACACCTGAGGATGTTGCCAACACCATCGTGTTCTTGTTGCAAGATTCAGCGAGCTGGGTCACCGGCGCGATCTGGGATGTCGACGGCGGGGTCATTGCCGGGCGCAATGCCTAA
- a CDS encoding potassium channel family protein, with amino-acid sequence MPRRIAHSRMFLLFSIVMIAVLLVFAVAVMQSSKPGLTMDVDRPVVPLLLASLLVSVATALIMFAFHFYFCRLVFVDYLQRSNVTSFRIALAMMVMFTIHLLEMQIYGLIMFGLAHGWQVGSLEGFSTGSLADFIYFSIACYTSLGFGDIYPTGGLRLFAGLETLSGLLMIGWTTALFIVTLHPIWLESVDRD; translated from the coding sequence ATGCCTAGAAGAATTGCACACAGCAGGATGTTTCTGTTGTTTTCTATTGTGATGATCGCTGTTCTGCTGGTGTTTGCTGTGGCGGTCATGCAATCGTCCAAACCGGGCCTCACAATGGATGTAGACCGGCCCGTTGTGCCGCTGCTATTGGCCTCCCTGCTTGTGAGTGTCGCAACCGCACTGATTATGTTTGCATTCCATTTCTATTTCTGCCGCTTAGTGTTCGTGGATTACCTGCAGCGTTCGAATGTGACCTCCTTTCGGATTGCGTTGGCAATGATGGTGATGTTTACGATTCACTTACTCGAAATGCAGATCTATGGATTGATCATGTTTGGCCTAGCGCACGGCTGGCAGGTAGGTAGCCTCGAGGGGTTTAGCACCGGATCATTGGCGGATTTCATCTATTTTTCAATCGCGTGCTACACATCACTCGGGTTCGGTGATATCTATCCAACGGGTGGACTTCGCTTGTTTGCTGGCTTGGAGACGCTCTCAGGACTGCTCATGATCGGATGGACGACTGCGCTCTTTATCGTCACCCTGCATCCAATTTGGCTCGAATCGGTTGATAGAGACTAA
- a CDS encoding DUF5655 domain-containing protein, whose protein sequence is MAVSPSDQLNTMLKNIPEKTGKTLKQWKGLIAKADVMKHGQIVKWLKTEHQVTHGFANLITSEYLKSDEEGDLVAAQYAGAKAGLKPLHDAIVKYAESLGKDVELAPKKTSHSLRRKKQFALITPATKTRIDLGLALKGDEPTDRLESYNAMCSHRVRLESSKDFDKQVKGWMKEAYQRAG, encoded by the coding sequence ATGGCTGTTTCACCCTCGGACCAGCTGAACACCATGCTTAAAAATATTCCGGAGAAGACCGGTAAGACGCTCAAGCAGTGGAAGGGTTTGATCGCAAAGGCCGATGTGATGAAGCACGGTCAAATTGTGAAATGGTTGAAGACCGAGCATCAGGTGACGCATGGGTTTGCTAATCTCATCACCAGTGAGTACCTCAAGTCCGATGAAGAAGGCGATCTGGTCGCCGCTCAATATGCGGGCGCAAAAGCCGGGCTAAAGCCCCTGCATGATGCGATTGTCAAGTATGCCGAATCGCTTGGAAAGGACGTTGAGCTGGCGCCAAAGAAAACCTCCCATAGTCTTAGGCGGAAAAAACAGTTTGCTTTAATTACGCCCGCAACCAAAACGCGCATCGACTTGGGGTTGGCACTCAAAGGAGATGAGCCGACCGATCGATTGGAGTCGTATAATGCCATGTGCTCGCATCGCGTTCGCCTCGAGTCGTCTAAGGACTTTGACAAGCAGGTGAAAGGATGGATGAAAGAGGCATACCAACGCGCTGGGTAA
- a CDS encoding SRPBCC domain-containing protein: MSDDKSVYKVIINAPIDKVWAELVKTDEVLPFFFGAVCKSTGDLTVGAPIAMQTKSGKYRSVVGKVLAFDPPYRYAHTFKFTGYDDPPCTVTYELKEVEEGVEFSLITTNVPTDTKTEKGMAQGGKFIVDTFKSVVENGQPSFGGRMMLSVMGLFEPFTPKVSRSENWDFSTILKLNSD, from the coding sequence ATGAGTGACGATAAGTCGGTATACAAAGTCATCATTAATGCGCCGATCGACAAAGTGTGGGCGGAGCTTGTCAAAACCGATGAGGTGCTGCCGTTCTTCTTTGGCGCGGTGTGCAAATCAACCGGGGATCTGACGGTGGGCGCGCCGATCGCTATGCAAACAAAAAGCGGCAAATACCGCAGCGTGGTTGGCAAGGTGCTTGCATTTGATCCGCCCTATCGCTACGCGCATACGTTTAAGTTCACCGGCTATGATGACCCGCCCTGCACCGTGACCTACGAGCTCAAAGAGGTCGAGGAGGGGGTGGAATTTTCGCTTATCACGACCAATGTGCCAACGGATACCAAAACCGAAAAGGGTATGGCGCAAGGTGGCAAATTCATTGTCGACACATTCAAGTCGGTAGTGGAAAACGGCCAGCCCTCTTTCGGAGGCCGGATGATGCTGAGTGTGATGGGACTGTTTGAACCCTTTACACCCAAGGTCTCACGATCGGAAAACTGGGATTTTTCAACCATTCTTAAACTCAACTCGGATTAA
- a CDS encoding helix-turn-helix transcriptional regulator, translated as MITEKEMDALFHALAHETRRVILDLLQKAPGQTVGKLASHFDVSRIAIMNHLAVLENAHLVVSEKDGRSRKLYLNLVPIQLIYDRWSDTYSQHWAGKLTAIKHAAELAARKEESK; from the coding sequence ATGATTACAGAAAAAGAGATGGATGCACTTTTTCATGCATTGGCGCATGAAACTCGCCGCGTCATTCTCGATTTGCTGCAAAAAGCGCCTGGTCAAACAGTCGGCAAGCTGGCTTCTCACTTCGATGTCAGTCGTATCGCCATCATGAATCACTTGGCTGTCCTTGAAAACGCGCATTTGGTCGTGAGTGAAAAAGACGGTCGGTCCCGCAAGCTCTATCTAAATTTGGTGCCGATTCAACTGATTTACGATCGTTGGAGTGATACCTATAGCCAACACTGGGCTGGCAAACTCACCGCCATCAAACACGCGGCGGAGCTCGCTGCAAGAAAAGAGGAGTCAAAATGA